In a single window of the Desulfatiglans anilini DSM 4660 genome:
- a CDS encoding GDP-L-fucose synthase family protein, with protein MKKIMVTGGHGTVGYAIQQIVSREPVEGYRFIFVDIGDANLCSKTATLSLFEKVRPDGVIHLAADVGGLYKNMDHGVEMLEKNLLMNMHIMQCCKEFNVEKLVSCLSTCIFPELSLSDHIRLPIDETMIHMGPPHPSNEGYAYAKRMLDVQSRYYRKQYKQNYITLAPTNIFGPNDNFSTENSHVIPALIRKCHAAMNNGGDFVVWGSGRPLRQFIFSLDVARLFIWAYLHYDEAEPLILSPDESQEVSIATIGQYVADAFGYFKPLMFDTKYSDGQFQRTVSNRKLMERYPDFKFTPLPAAVKKAVDWYRGNFAKARL; from the coding sequence ATGAAAAAAATTATGGTCACGGGCGGTCACGGAACCGTTGGTTATGCAATACAACAAATAGTTTCCCGCGAACCGGTGGAAGGGTACCGCTTTATATTCGTGGATATTGGTGATGCTAACCTTTGTAGCAAGACAGCCACCCTATCGCTTTTTGAGAAAGTTCGTCCTGACGGCGTAATCCATCTTGCTGCAGATGTTGGCGGTTTGTATAAAAACATGGATCACGGGGTTGAAATGCTCGAAAAAAACCTGCTGATGAATATGCATATAATGCAGTGCTGCAAAGAATTTAATGTAGAAAAACTGGTATCCTGCCTTTCCACCTGTATTTTTCCGGAACTGAGTCTGAGTGATCATATTAGATTGCCTATCGATGAAACCATGATTCATATGGGACCGCCCCATCCTTCTAATGAGGGCTATGCGTATGCGAAACGAATGCTAGATGTGCAATCTAGATATTATCGTAAACAATATAAGCAAAATTATATTACACTCGCACCGACAAATATCTTTGGACCCAATGATAACTTCTCGACTGAAAATAGCCACGTCATTCCTGCACTTATTCGGAAATGTCATGCAGCCATGAATAATGGTGGTGATTTCGTTGTCTGGGGTTCAGGCCGTCCTTTGCGGCAATTCATCTTCTCTCTTGATGTTGCAAGACTCTTTATCTGGGCATACCTCCATTATGACGAAGCAGAGCCGTTAATCCTATCACCTGATGAGAGTCAGGAGGTGAGCATCGCTACGATTGGACAGTATGTGGCGGACGCATTTGGTTACTTTAAGCCATTGATGTTCGATACCAAATATTCAGACGGTCAGTTTCAGCGAACGGTGTCTAATCGCAAGCTGATGGAACGTTATCCGGATTTTAAATTTACACCGCTTCCCGCCGCAGTTAAGAAGGCCGTAGATTGGTATCGGGGGAATTTTGCCAAGGCAAGGCTATGA